Below is a genomic region from Pseudopipra pipra isolate bDixPip1 chromosome 6, bDixPip1.hap1, whole genome shotgun sequence.
AGAACTACGAACAGCAGAATACAAGCAAGCATGTTGCTGGGCTGGATTGGTGGTGGACAGCAGGGGACTGCAGTGCAGACAGAGATATTTAGTAGCACAGGCAGCTGGATGGAACAATGTGTGCAGATGGGGGCAGTCGTATGGGCAGCTTGTTCTCAGTGGGATGGAATGAAGAGAAGCTGGGAAGAAAACTGACCTAAATTTTAGTTGCCAAGGCCTAATGAAAGATTTTGAAGTAAATCTCAGCTCTTCAGGAAAGAGCTAAGCATACTGATATGTCATTCTGGATGTGGAACTTAATTAATTCatgcagtccctttcccaatGGACTCTGAAAGGCTGTGCTGAAATGATGCTTTATCAAAAGGCTATAAATGAAATAATCTCAGAAACACCCTGGGCATCATCACTTTGGACCATGACTTGGATGTATTTCTTTATGAAGGACGTTTCCTGAAAAGACACTGAACTAAGGTTTCTAGCAAGTTATGTGGATTGCTAAGTGATGATATAATCTGTTAAAGTAACCACAGCCATACCCATGTGATTTCTAGTTATAGTGCACTGTCTTAATATGcagttttcctcatttttattaCACCAATTGGatcagtaaaaacaaaataaatcagaaaacatAATTGAATTTTCTCTATACTGTTGGTTTACTTTGTGCACTTTTCACAGCCAGGTAATGAAAAATAGGTTAGTTACTCTTGTTGTTGTTTCTACATGATTTGATTTTCTGAGGCTGATGCAGTAGCAAAAAGTTTCAGTGTTTGAGGTGAAAGTCTGGTATTTACTTTTATACACACCATATTTCCATGGAAACCACATTGATACTACTTTTGGTTGCACCTCTGTGAAAGCTAAAATTGGGGTCAAATTTAAACAGACATTTTCAGCTTTCCAGTACCAGTAATCCTTACAGAGAGAGTTCTCAGCAGGGTACTTAAACAGATGAGTAGTGTACaatctataaatattttctctacatCAAATTGCAGCCAGTATACATTTCCATATCTCCTTTAGAGTTCAGGGAACTGTAGTGCTTTGCAGCAATAGATGATACACTCTTCCTGCTTTAATGGAGCTACTCACATTCATTAAGCACAGGCTAAAGCACCTTACAAAACTGGAGCCTTAATAAAGTTTACACTGGGATTGAGTAGTATGTGCTGCCCATGTGGAATGGCGTGTATTAGACACTTCAGACCAGATTCAGAACAAGTAGTGTGAGAGGAATGGTCTTGCTGATTTAGATAATACAGCACGAGACAGACAATATTGTACCTTTCAGACACCAGTGGAGTTCAgtttcacataaaaaaaatcatcaactTTCAGAATTTAATTCTGTTGTCTTTAATAGCTTTACTTACTGTAAGTTCGGTCAGGCATAAGAAGGAAGGGGGCAGATTTGGATATTTATACCAGACTGGTGATCTAGTAGACACTTAATGCATCAGGATCAAAGTCAAAATGCAACTGGGTACTTATCTGAGATATTGAATGGTCAACATTGTTGGAGCCTCTCAGTTCAGTAGGTGTCTTGGATGAGTAACTCACTTTCAAAGCATTTCTCAGGTAAAGTGATTAGAACTGTTCTATTAAAACTCATAGCATTATTGTTAATTTGGAAAATAAGCTAACCTACATCTTTCTATTTCTCAGGTGATCTGGTTTCTGTCAGATTGGAGATGTCAGTAGCATCCCAAATGGGTCTACCTGAAGAAATTCAGCATCCATATGCAAAATTTTCTGAATGGAAATTCAAGCTCTTTAAAGTGCGATCATCTGAAAAAACGCCCTCTGATGACAGGcagcacataaacaaagatcaGGCAGAAGGGATTGCTTCTTCAAACAAAGAAATCATACTGCATAAAGATGAAGCAGTGtcaagagaagaaaagatgGAGTTAATGACCAATAGGCAGGCACTTGAGAAAGAGGCCCATGACATGAAAACACGAGACAATAGAGCTCATCAGAACAATCTGAAGCAACTTTGTCGCATCTGTGGAGTTTCATTTAAAACTGATTGCTACAAGAGAACTCATCCAGTGCATGGGCCGGTGGATGATGAAACTCTGTGTCttctgagaaagaaagaaaaaaaagcaacctcTTGGCCAGATCTTATTGCTAAGGTTTTCAAGATTGATGTGCGAGGGGATGTTGATACTATCCATCCCACTCGGTTTTGTCACAACTGTTGGAGTATTATCCATAGAAAATACAGTAATACCCTATGTGAAGTATATTTTCCTAGGAACAGCACGATGGAGTGGCAACCTCACTCCCCAAACTGTGATGTATGCCATACTACCAGTCGAGGGGTCAAGAGAAAAAGCCAGCCATCAAGTGTACAACAAGGCAAACGTGTGAAGACCATTGTGGAACGTGCTCGACTAAACAGAGGCATAAAGAACCAGGCACAGATAAACAACCAAAATTTAATGAAAGAGATTGTCAATTGCAAGAATATACATCTCAGCACCAAGCTGCTTGCAGTTGATTACCCAGTAGATTTCATTAAATCAATTTCTTGCCAGATTTGTGAGCATATTTTGGCAGATCCAGTGGAAACAACATGCAGACACTTGTTTTGCAGAACTTGCATCCTTAAATGTATCAAGGTTATGGGCAGCTATTGCCCCTCCTGCTGGTATCCTTGCTTCCCTACTGATCTGGTAACCCCAGTGAAATCCTTCCTGAACATCCTTGATAGCCTGGGTATAAGATGCCCTGTAAAGGAATGTGATGAAGAGATTTTGCATGGAAAATATGGCCAACACCTCTCCAACCACAAGGAGATGAAAGATAGAGAGCTCTATAGCTACATAAATAAAGGTGGCCGACCACGGCAGCATCTCCTATCTTTGACAAGGAGAGCTCAGAAACATCGTCTGAGGGAACTGAAACGTCAAGTCAAGGCTTTTGCTGAGAAAGAAGAGGGTGGTGATATAAAGGCTGTATGCATGACTTTGTTCCTTCTAGCTTTAAGAGCAAAAAATGAACACAGACAAGCAGATGAATTGGAGGCTATAATGCAAGGGAGGGGATCTGGACTTCATCCTGCTGTCTGTCTGGCAATCCGAGTCAACACATTTCTCAGCTGTAGCCAGTACCATAAAATGTATAGAACTGTAAAAGCTGTCACTGGGAGGCAGATCTTCCAGCCCTTGCATGCTCTTCGCACTGCTGAGAAAGCCCTCCTACCAGGTTATCACCCATTTGAATGGAAACCTCCCTTGAAAAATGTATCCACTAATACAGAGGTAGGAATTATAGACGGTCTATCAGGATTGCCACTCTCAGTTGATGACTACCCAGTAGACACAATTGCAAAGAGATTTCGATATGATGCAGCCTTGGTTTGTGCCCTAAAGGACATGGAGGAGGAGATCTTGGAAGGCATGAAAGCAAAATATCTGGACGACTATTTGAATGGTCCCTTCACTGTGGTAATAAAAGAGTCCTGTGATGGAATGGGAGATGTCAGTGAGAAGCATGGAGGCGGGCCTGCTGTCCCAGAGAAGGCTGTTCGCTTTTCTTTCACAGTTATGAACATTGCTATAGCACATGGGAATGAAAGCAAGAGGATCTTTGAGGAAGTAAAGCCAAATTCAGAGTTGTGTTGCAAGCCCTTGTGCCTTATGCTGGCTGACGAATCAGATCATGAAACTCTAACGGCAATCCTGAGCCCCCTCATAGCAGAAAGAGAGGCTATGAAAAACAGTGAACTGCTGCTTGAAATGGGAGGCATCCTGAGAACATTCAGATTTGTCTTTAGGGGTACAGGATATGATGAGAAACTTGTGCGGGAAGTGGAAGGGCTGGAGGCCTCAGGTTCCACTTACATTTGTACCCTGTGTGATGCAACCCGCTTGGAGGCATCCCAGAATTTGGTCTTCCACTCCATAACCAGGAGCCATGCTGAAAATCTGGAGCGATATGAAATATGGAGGTCCAACCCATATCACGAATCTGTTGATGAGCTCCGTGACAGAGTGAAAGGTGTTTCAGCCAAACCTTTTATTGAGACCGTTCCCTCCATAGATGCATTGCACTGTGACATTGGCAATGCAACAGAATTCTACAGGATTTTCCAGATGGAGATTGGTGAACTTTACAAGAATCCTGATGTGTCtaaagaggagaggaagaggtgGCAGTTGACTCTTGACAAACACCTCAGGAAGAAGATGAACTTGAAGCCTATGATGAAGATGAGTGGAAATTTTGCTAGAAAGCTCATGTCCAAAGAGGCAGTAGAGGCAGTATGTGAATTAATAAAGTGTGAGGAAAGGCATGAAGCCCTAAAAGAACTAATGGACCTCTACCTGAAGATGAAGCCAGTGTGGCGATCCTCATGCCCTGCCAAGGAGTGCCCAGAACTGCTGTGCCAGTATAGCTACAATTCACAGCGTTTTGCTGAGCTCTTATCTACAAAGTTCAAGTACAGATATGAAGGCAAGATTACAAATTATTTCCACAAAACACTTGCTCATGTTCCTGAAATCATTGAAAGAGATGGATCCATAGGGGCCTGGGCAAGTGAAGGAAATGAGTCTGGAAACAAACTGTTTAGGAGGTTCCGAAAAATGAATGCCAGGCAGTCCAAATTCTATGAGATGGAGGATGTCTTGAAGCATCACTGGCTATATACCTCTAAGTACCTCCAGAAGTTCATGAATGCtcataaaacattaaaaagccAGAGCTTCACCATTGATTCAGAGGATAGTTTAGGTGACTCCTTGCCAGTGGAGGTCTTGGGAAAAAATGATTCAGCAGTACTCTAAATGTAAACCACCTTTGGTGTTGGGTTTGTAAAGATGTCTTTCTGCAAGGAAGCAGATTCTTTTTCAGATCTGCAGAGGTACAGGGAGTCTGAAATGATCATTTTTACGCTCCCTATCAAAGGTGCTGAGAGGAGTTTAATAAACGCCATGCCTGTTGGGAGTTTCCAAGACACAATGCACTGGTGCATTTACTAGTTGTTAAATGACAtgaaagcagaaacaaattGCAAAGAAGggtctctgttttgttttggtcttgGAGTGTTGTTTCTAAGTGATAAAATCAAAGTAAACAAGGTTTTATAGAGAGTATTATTTTGGAAGGAATACGATTCTGGAGAGTTAAGACAGTTGCTGAAAAAGGGAGCATGgctgtttgttctgttttactttttagAACTATTTTGCTATTTACTTTTCAAGAGGGTTTGATTATTTTATTGATGGTTCTTGGGTTTTTATAAGTAAGGATTCATCAGTAAGACACTTGGATAATTGATTTGGCATAAAGTTCAGTGATTTTTGTATAAAATACTGACTAAAGATGCAAACTTTGATCTCACATattctaaaaatattatttaacatATATATTGTAGTACTGCTTAGGAGCAGATGGTGATATCACCATGCTAATTTACTATATAAAGATATAGGAAAGGTAgctgaagtttttaaaatatatttttatcataACCTCTTTACTCTAAAATGCAAACTTCTTCTCCTAAGTCAGGATTTACAGTGCCTTGTGGTTATCTCATTATACAAAGCACATTCAAGCTCTGCCGTGTAGCTTACTGCTTCATGAGCATTTTAGATTTCTATGGTTACTTCAGTATATAGTACAATTTGTATTAGTATAGTTTTATTGAATGAATTCTTGGCCTCACTGAAGTCACCAGTAAATCATCATTAATACCAGCAGGCCCACAGTTTCACCAAGCGACTttagtcacagcagtcccatttGTCAGAAGATGTTTATTACTTTGATAAGATAGATGACAGTAGGATATTTCACTGACTGCTGCTGATGTACTCCAACTGTATCTGACACGGAGCTTTTTCACACCTGGGATATAACACACTCACAGCCTCATTTTACAAATATGTGAAAGTGGAATTATATCTATTTACCTCAAAGATAGTTGCAGTCATGACTAGTTAAAAAGTAATGAACTGTCTTGAAATTTCTGCATAACATATTTTACACTATTACTCAGTGTTTAGTTGGTATTTATCTCTCTGAAGTGATATTTAGTATattcatataataaaattatatgaCTTTAATTCAATTACATATTCATTACACATACTCAAGTACCTCAGATGCCCCAAAATCATCTGGCCTTTCAGATTTGCATCTGTAGCTAAGATATTACTCTGATTGGAgtaatatttctgaaaaaagatTAATGCGGAAACAATCAAAGTGTGGATCTAAAAGaatctacctttttttttatttattttgatgtgGCAGAAGTTGGTTTCTGAGTGTAAGTGAACAACAAACTTAAAAGAATTAATGGTCTGAGGTTTGTTTCATAGTGAAGTTTCTTTGAGGGTCAGGCATTTACCATTTATGGACAATGAAAAATAGAGTTAAGTGTTAGTAATTAATACAAATATTAGTGTTATTCTAATTATGcctttcttttggtttttattaattaaaataatattttacaagTATTCTGTAATTTAGGATTTTGGTTTAACATGGTTTCTTTAAACATAGTATAAATGTCAAACCTGCATTTCGAAACACAATGTCAAAACTTGCAGTTGGAAATAATGCCTTTTTTCTTAGCAGTCATAAGGACTACAACATCTTTTGTAGGGTGTACCCTGTATATCTGTATATCTGTGCTTACTGACTGTTCATTtctagattaatttttttttaaatttctttgaaaacaaatatttctcatATAGCACAACAACTAGTTTTACGTAAGTATCATTCTTTACCAATAAATGTAGATCACAAATACATCTGTTTCCCATGGAGTATAaatatgaagaagaaagaaaatcttttagCAGTAAATGCAGatacagttttcatttttggtCAACATATATTTCATTATACAGATAGTTgcacacttttcttttttctctttatgtgTATTTGGGACAACTGTATT
It encodes:
- the RAG1 gene encoding V(D)J recombination-activating protein 1; protein product: MSVASQMGLPEEIQHPYAKFSEWKFKLFKVRSSEKTPSDDRQHINKDQAEGIASSNKEIILHKDEAVSREEKMELMTNRQALEKEAHDMKTRDNRAHQNNLKQLCRICGVSFKTDCYKRTHPVHGPVDDETLCLLRKKEKKATSWPDLIAKVFKIDVRGDVDTIHPTRFCHNCWSIIHRKYSNTLCEVYFPRNSTMEWQPHSPNCDVCHTTSRGVKRKSQPSSVQQGKRVKTIVERARLNRGIKNQAQINNQNLMKEIVNCKNIHLSTKLLAVDYPVDFIKSISCQICEHILADPVETTCRHLFCRTCILKCIKVMGSYCPSCWYPCFPTDLVTPVKSFLNILDSLGIRCPVKECDEEILHGKYGQHLSNHKEMKDRELYSYINKGGRPRQHLLSLTRRAQKHRLRELKRQVKAFAEKEEGGDIKAVCMTLFLLALRAKNEHRQADELEAIMQGRGSGLHPAVCLAIRVNTFLSCSQYHKMYRTVKAVTGRQIFQPLHALRTAEKALLPGYHPFEWKPPLKNVSTNTEVGIIDGLSGLPLSVDDYPVDTIAKRFRYDAALVCALKDMEEEILEGMKAKYLDDYLNGPFTVVIKESCDGMGDVSEKHGGGPAVPEKAVRFSFTVMNIAIAHGNESKRIFEEVKPNSELCCKPLCLMLADESDHETLTAILSPLIAEREAMKNSELLLEMGGILRTFRFVFRGTGYDEKLVREVEGLEASGSTYICTLCDATRLEASQNLVFHSITRSHAENLERYEIWRSNPYHESVDELRDRVKGVSAKPFIETVPSIDALHCDIGNATEFYRIFQMEIGELYKNPDVSKEERKRWQLTLDKHLRKKMNLKPMMKMSGNFARKLMSKEAVEAVCELIKCEERHEALKELMDLYLKMKPVWRSSCPAKECPELLCQYSYNSQRFAELLSTKFKYRYEGKITNYFHKTLAHVPEIIERDGSIGAWASEGNESGNKLFRRFRKMNARQSKFYEMEDVLKHHWLYTSKYLQKFMNAHKTLKSQSFTIDSEDSLGDSLPVEVLGKNDSAVL